From the genome of Mucilaginibacter paludis DSM 18603:
TAGTATAATGGTAGTACGACGGTTTTTGGTACCGTTTGTCTAGGTTCGAATCCTGGTCGGGCAACAAAAAAATCAAGTAAACCCGGATCTAAACGTCCGGGTTCTTAATTTAAAAAAGAAGTATCAAAATCCCGAAATCGTTATTTCGACATACGCCACCTGAATCATGCCCCTCCAATTTAATCCCGTTAAATTATTCTCAGGCTCAGCAACCCAAGCACTCTCTGATAAAATTGCAGAAGCTTACGGCAAAGAACTGGGAGATGTAATTGTATCCAGGTTTAGCGATGGGGAGTTTCAGCCGTCATTTAACGAGTCGGTACGGGGATGCGATGTATTTTTAATACAAAGCACCAACCAGCCTACTGATAACCTGATGGAGCTGTTAATGCTGATTGATGCCGCACGCAGGGCATCGGCACATTATGTTACGGCGGTGATACCTTACTTTGGTTTGGCCCGGCAAGACAGGAAAGATAAACCGCGTGTAGCTATAGGCTCCAAACTGGTAGCTAATTTACTGGTGGCCGCGGGTATTAACCGGATTATGACCATGGACCTGCACGCCGCGCAGATACAGGGTTTCTTTGACATACCGGTTGACCATTTGGATGCTTCGGTAATATTTGTGCCCTATATTAAAAGCCTCGGGCTGGGCAATTTAACGATAGCCTCGCCAGATATGGGCGGATCATACAGGGCACGTACCTTCGCCAAGTTTTTTAATGCCGAAGTGGTAATTTGCGATAAACGCCGTAAACGTGCCAACGAAATTGAATCGATGACGGTAATAGGTGATGTAACCGGTCAGGATATTGTTTTGATAGATGATATCTGCGATACGGCGGGTACATTGGCTAAAGCGGCCGGCTTAATTATGGAGCGTGGCGCAAAGAGTGTAAGAGCGGTTTGTACGCATCCGGTATTATCGGGTAACGCTTACGAAACCATCGAGAACTCGGCCTTGACTGAATTAATTGTAACAGATACGATCCAGTTAAAGCAACCAAGC
Proteins encoded in this window:
- a CDS encoding ribose-phosphate pyrophosphokinase translates to MPLQFNPVKLFSGSATQALSDKIAEAYGKELGDVIVSRFSDGEFQPSFNESVRGCDVFLIQSTNQPTDNLMELLMLIDAARRASAHYVTAVIPYFGLARQDRKDKPRVAIGSKLVANLLVAAGINRIMTMDLHAAQIQGFFDIPVDHLDASVIFVPYIKSLGLGNLTIASPDMGGSYRARTFAKFFNAEVVICDKRRKRANEIESMTVIGDVTGQDIVLIDDICDTAGTLAKAAGLIMERGAKSVRAVCTHPVLSGNAYETIENSALTELIVTDTIQLKQPSPKIRVLSTSELFAKAIANVNEHGSISQLFKVD